In Candidatus Kaelpia aquatica, the following are encoded in one genomic region:
- a CDS encoding tetratricopeptide repeat protein, which translates to MKFLSVFIILSTVLFNFGCSKNYRTETMIQEEAFNYQKNGRDAQDKNDWKKAISYYKKAAYLDPYNVKMHNDLAIAYERQKLYTLAEDSYKKAIEVDKDFLASYFNLGRLYEKMGIVSDAIFYYKQRVSLAKEKDDPWAWKARQRIEYYESMDLER; encoded by the coding sequence ATGAAGTTCTTATCAGTGTTTATAATCCTATCAACTGTTCTATTTAATTTTGGATGCAGTAAAAACTATAGAACAGAGACAATGATCCAAGAGGAGGCTTTTAACTATCAAAAAAACGGAAGAGATGCTCAAGATAAGAACGATTGGAAAAAAGCTATAAGTTATTACAAAAAAGCAGCCTATCTCGACCCCTACAATGTAAAGATGCACAATGATCTAGCTATTGCATATGAGAGACAAAAACTATATACTCTTGCTGAGGATAGCTACAAAAAAGCAATAGAGGTAGATAAGGATTTTCTGGCTTCTTACTTTAATCTTGGACGCTTGTATGAGAAAATGGGAATAGTAAGTGATGCAATATTCTACTATAAACAGAGAGTAAGTTTGGCTAAAGAGAAAGATGATCCTTGGGCCTGGAAGGCAAGGCAGAGAATAGAGTACTATGAATCTATGGATTTGGAGAGA